A segment of the Microbacterium luteolum genome:
GTCGTCGTCATGTCCATGATCGACATCGACGCGGCGTAGCCGGCCGTGTCCTCAGCAGCGACGCTGACGCATCCACCGAGCGTGGCGCCGTCGATCGTCGCGCCTTCCTTCAGCTCGGGGCAGTCGGAGGCCGGGGCTTCGGCTTCCTGCGATGCGCCGGCGCTGGGCTTCGCGTCGGCGGGCTTGTCGGAGCCTCCGGCCGCGCAGCCGGTGAGCAGGACCGAGGCGGCGAGAATCACGCCGACCCCGAATTTGTTGACGCGCATGGCGTCCCCCCTTCGGTCGTATGCCCCGATGACGGTCATCGAGGCACGGCTTCCAGCATGCCAAATTTTTCGAGCCGTCTCGCACACCGAGGTCGGGCACAGCTCCCCATGGCGGTCATGTGGATGCAAGAGGGTGAGTCGGGTCGATAAGCTTAGCCAACCCTTACTTCGACGAACAGGTTCGCCATGTCCTTCCCACGCTCGAAGGCCCTCACCGCCTTCCTCGCCCTGGCCGTCGCCGCGGCGGCCCTCACCGCCTGCGCGCCCGCCACCGAGAACGGCGAGGGCGCAGCGCCCGCCGCCGACGACGGTGCATTCCCCGTCACGGTCGAGCACGCCTACGGCGAGACCGAGATCTCCGAGCAGCCGCAGCGGGTCGTCACGGTCGGCTATACGGAGCGGGACACGCTCTGGGCCCTGGGCATCGAGCCCGTCGGTGTCACCGAGTGGTACGGCGGCTACGACTTCGCGTCGTGGCCGTGGGCGGACGAAGCCCGCGGCGACTCCGAGCCCGAGGTGCTCGGCACGAGCGACGGCCTCGACTTCGAGGCGATCGCCCTGCTCGACCCCGACCTGATCATCGGCACCAACGCGGGCATGACGGAAGAGGACTTCGACCGTCTGTCCGACATCGCGCCGACCATCGCCCACTCGGGCGACTACTCGATGTACTTCGAGCCGTGGGACGTGCAGACGCTGCAGATCGGCAAGGCCGTCGGCCGCACGGAAGACGCCCAGAAGCTCGTCGACGACATCGACGCGCAGTTCGCCGAAGCCGCCGAAGCGCACCCCGAGTTCGCGGGCGCATCCGTCGTGTTCCTGCAGAACGCGATCTACGACGGCGCGGCGATCGCCTATCAGGACGGGCTCAGCACCGACTTCCTCACCGACCTCGGCTTCTCGATCCCCTCGGAGATCGACGCGTACGCGCCGGAGGACGAGTCCGGCGGCCAGGCGTACATCCCGGTGGAGAACCTCGACGTGCTGAACGCGGCCGACGTCCTCATCTGGGGCACCGAGTCCGACGACGACATCACCGCCCTCGAGGGCGAGCCCTTCGTCGCGGCCATCGAGGCGATGAAGCGCGGTTCCGTGGTCTACACCGACGGCGTGACGGCCGGTGCGATCTACTTCACCTCGCCGCTGAGCCTCCCGTACGTGATCGACGCCCTCGTCCCTGCGCTCGCAGACGCCATCGCGGGGAACGGTCCCGCGCGCACCGCGGAGTGACCTCCCTCGCACGCACACGACGCGATCCGTCCCGGTCATCCGCCGGGCGGGTCGCGCTCGTCGTCGTGCTCGCCGCCGTCGCGCTCGTCGTGGCGGCAGGCATCGGCCTCACCGTCGGCACGAAGCTCGTCGGCATCGACAGCGTGATCGACGCGATCGTGCGCTTCGACGGCAGCGACCTGCAGCTCGTGGTGCGCGAGTCGCGTATCCCGCGCACGGTCTTCGGCCTCCTCGTCGGCCTCTCTCTCGGGGCCGCGGGCGCCGTGATGCAGGGCCTCACCCGCAACGCGCTCGCCGATCCCGGCATCCTCGGAGTCAACGCCGGCGCCTCGGTGGCGGTGGCCGTCGCGGTCGCGGCCCTCGGGATCCACGACTTCCCGGCCCTCATGGCCGCAGCGCTCACCGGAGCGCTCGTCGCCACGATCGGGGTCGTGCTGCTGGGATCCGCAGGCGGCGGCAGCCCGGTGACGCTCGTGCTGGCGGGTGTCGCCCTCGCGGCCGTGCTCGGCGGCCTGACCACGGCGCTCGTGCTCCTCAACCCGCACGCCTTCCTGCAGATGCGCAGCTGGGAATCGGGCGCACTCGCGGGGCGCGACCTGTCGATCCTCACGGTCGCCGGTCCGACGATCGCCGTGGGCCTGGTGCTCGCCTTCGCGATCACGCGGAGCCTCGACGTGCTCGCCCTCGGCGACGATACGGCCGCGGCACTCGGGGTGCGGATCGGACCGCTGCGCACCGGCGCGGTGGCATCCGTGACACTGCTGGCCGGAACCGCGACCGCCGTGGCCGGCCCCGTCGCCTTCCTCGGACTCGCCGCACCCCACATCGCCCGTGGGATCGTCGGCTCCTCGCAGAAGGCGATCGTGCCGCTCGCGGCCGTGATCGGCGCGATCGTCGTGGTGCTCGGCGACGTCGTCGGCAGGGTCGTCATCGCGCCGCAGGAGGTGCCGGTGGGTATCGTCATGGCCTTCGTCGCCGCGCCGTTCCTGATCTGGATCGGCCGCCGCCGGAATCCGGTGCAGCTGTGAACGCCGCGCCGCGGTCCGGCATCCGTCGCCTGCGTCGCCCGCTCGATCGCCGAGCGCGCTGGGCGATGGGGATCCTCGTGGTCGCCGTACTGGCCGCGTTCCTCGCGAGCCTGTCGATCGGGGACCGCCTGATCTCGCCGATCCGCGTCGTCGAGGCGCTGTTCGAGACTCAGGGCGGTGTGCGCATGGTCGTCGTCGACTGGCGACTGCCGCGCGCCCTCGCCGCCCTCTTCTTCGGCGCCGCCCTCGCCCTGTCGGGCACGGTTTTCCAGACGATCACCCGCAACCCGCTGGGCAGTCCCGACGTGATCGGGCTCACCACCGGCGCCTACACCGGTGCCCTGATCGTCATGACGACCGGCGGCTCGTCCGGCGTCGCCGTGTCGATCGCCGCGATCCTCGGCGGCTTCGCGACGGCGGCACTGGTCGCCGCCCTCGTCGCCGGCAGAGGCGCCCTCGGCTACCGCATCGTCATCGTCGGCATCGGGGTGAGCGCGGTGCTCGCCGCCGTGAACGCGTGGATGCTGCTGCGCGCCAGGCTCGAGGTCGCCG
Coding sequences within it:
- a CDS encoding iron-siderophore ABC transporter substrate-binding protein, which translates into the protein MSFPRSKALTAFLALAVAAAALTACAPATENGEGAAPAADDGAFPVTVEHAYGETEISEQPQRVVTVGYTERDTLWALGIEPVGVTEWYGGYDFASWPWADEARGDSEPEVLGTSDGLDFEAIALLDPDLIIGTNAGMTEEDFDRLSDIAPTIAHSGDYSMYFEPWDVQTLQIGKAVGRTEDAQKLVDDIDAQFAEAAEAHPEFAGASVVFLQNAIYDGAAIAYQDGLSTDFLTDLGFSIPSEIDAYAPEDESGGQAYIPVENLDVLNAADVLIWGTESDDDITALEGEPFVAAIEAMKRGSVVYTDGVTAGAIYFTSPLSLPYVIDALVPALADAIAGNGPARTAE
- a CDS encoding FecCD family ABC transporter permease translates to MTSLARTRRDPSRSSAGRVALVVVLAAVALVVAAGIGLTVGTKLVGIDSVIDAIVRFDGSDLQLVVRESRIPRTVFGLLVGLSLGAAGAVMQGLTRNALADPGILGVNAGASVAVAVAVAALGIHDFPALMAAALTGALVATIGVVLLGSAGGGSPVTLVLAGVALAAVLGGLTTALVLLNPHAFLQMRSWESGALAGRDLSILTVAGPTIAVGLVLAFAITRSLDVLALGDDTAAALGVRIGPLRTGAVASVTLLAGTATAVAGPVAFLGLAAPHIARGIVGSSQKAIVPLAAVIGAIVVVLGDVVGRVVIAPQEVPVGIVMAFVAAPFLIWIGRRRNPVQL
- a CDS encoding FecCD family ABC transporter permease, coding for MNAAPRSGIRRLRRPLDRRARWAMGILVVAVLAAFLASLSIGDRLISPIRVVEALFETQGGVRMVVVDWRLPRALAALFFGAALALSGTVFQTITRNPLGSPDVIGLTTGAYTGALIVMTTGGSSGVAVSIAAILGGFATAALVAALVAGRGALGYRIVIVGIGVSAVLAAVNAWMLLRARLEVAVSASIWGAGSLNGVGWQQALLPIVIVSVLIVLLALSRRGLWLIELGDDIGTSLGGRINLTKAGLVAIAVGLCAVVTAAIGPIAFVALAAPHLAKLIVKNGPLHLVATALTGAVLLSAADIIGQNAIPGHALPVGVVTLVLGGVYLIFLVVRTARQRF